In Janthinobacterium sp. J1-1, a single genomic region encodes these proteins:
- a CDS encoding DNA cytosine methyltransferase: MSTSFMSLDPMLQDCSSEQLDSVKSALPAAVPKQLLSYFEFFAGSGLVTQGLKGIFNPVWANDIDAKKAAVYTANHSGKHFHLGSIADVKGSDLPVAQLAWASFPCQDLSLAGQTGGIHGKRSGLVWEWLRVIDEMPDPPPFLVAENVLGLVSSSGGAHYRTLHEALVQRGYKVGAMVIDAVHFVPQSRPRIFVVAVKRELSIPPELERSTPGWCHPEAVRKAAVGLPDWVWWDLPQPTARVKPLSDIIDFDAAYSDAKADERNLRLISPKQADFLNAIPEHELVVAPGYKRMRGSKQVLELRFDNVAGCLRTPSGGSSRQVLVIRENGKLQSRLLTVRETARLMGAPDTYKIPGTYTDGYKAMGDAVAVPVAEWLAAKLLFPLASANARQTKP, translated from the coding sequence ATGTCTACCTCTTTCATGTCGCTTGATCCTATGCTCCAAGATTGCTCTTCTGAGCAGTTGGATTCAGTTAAAAGTGCTCTACCTGCGGCCGTTCCCAAGCAGTTGCTGTCCTACTTTGAATTTTTCGCTGGAAGCGGCCTCGTCACGCAGGGTTTGAAAGGCATTTTCAATCCCGTTTGGGCTAATGATATCGACGCGAAGAAAGCTGCGGTCTACACCGCTAATCACTCAGGCAAACATTTCCATTTAGGATCGATCGCGGATGTGAAAGGGAGCGATCTTCCCGTGGCTCAGCTTGCGTGGGCGTCTTTCCCTTGTCAGGACCTTTCCCTTGCTGGACAAACTGGAGGTATTCATGGCAAGCGCAGTGGCCTCGTGTGGGAGTGGCTCCGCGTTATCGACGAGATGCCCGATCCGCCGCCGTTTTTGGTGGCTGAAAATGTTTTGGGACTGGTTTCCTCCAGCGGCGGTGCCCACTACCGTACTCTGCATGAAGCGCTGGTTCAGCGAGGCTACAAGGTTGGAGCTATGGTGATTGACGCTGTCCACTTTGTGCCGCAGTCTAGACCACGTATTTTTGTAGTCGCCGTCAAACGCGAGCTGTCTATTCCGCCTGAGCTCGAGCGCTCCACGCCTGGCTGGTGTCATCCGGAGGCGGTTCGCAAGGCTGCGGTGGGGCTCCCAGATTGGGTTTGGTGGGATTTACCCCAACCGACCGCGCGCGTCAAACCGCTGTCGGACATCATCGATTTTGATGCGGCGTATTCGGATGCCAAGGCAGATGAGCGTAATCTTCGGTTGATATCGCCAAAACAAGCTGATTTTTTAAACGCAATTCCGGAGCACGAGCTTGTTGTTGCACCGGGCTATAAGCGGATGCGGGGAAGTAAGCAAGTGTTGGAGCTGCGCTTTGACAATGTAGCTGGCTGCCTTCGAACTCCAAGCGGAGGCAGTAGCCGCCAAGTTTTAGTCATTCGCGAGAACGGCAAGCTGCAAAGCCGATTGCTCACTGTGCGAGAAACAGCGCGTCTTATGGGGGCTCCAGATACCTACAAAATTCCTGGCACCTACACCGACGGCTATAAGGCAATGGGTGATGCGGTGGCTGTGCCCGTTGCTGAGTGGCTTGCGGCCAAACTTCTTTTTCCTCTCGCGAGCGCTAATGCCCGTCAAACAAAACCTTGA
- a CDS encoding DEAD/DEAH box helicase, which translates to MLDPIGGFNRIKDFFISYVETSFRISDPASAAARRALLNSLGAFTTEPFIEPVLRYKSDGVKLEDLARRADGPLAPLSEEGRRAFAELALSGLFDGKPSSGDIRRASNYAPYRHQLDMLERGVRPGHPGVVTSGTGSGKTESFMLPVLAAIANEAVNWTSPDRSYMTEQWWRSATADWSLARAGERRPAAVRALVLYPMNALVEDQMVRLRRTLDSEEARAVMTERFSGNRVFFGQYTSGIEVTGHQAHPRLTGDTEEKKRRKRRLTKLRSTLQRAEQDQNAARKHDSSEMERFNLERALADQEGRDAPEAPETTRYIFPALDGGEMLSRWDMQETPPDLLITNASMLGAMLSREVEDPIFEQTREWLLTNDDAYFYLVFDELHLVRGSAGTEVSFLAKALIERLGLANPKHRYKLRILASSASMPMDGDDGQRSRQYLRDMFAPYGTSVAAGDLGKDDAGFWKTCVVEGSPNIPNWGQGKLDAAPFEALFKAGLGSRTDFIAKLTGTPELTHALKGTALALGVADEDEGRLVVKVAEAAAAALTNACREQNRVRASSASVISERLFKGDVQDFDAALRGLMLARALPESKIWKVRVALDTPAFRVHTFIRNIEGLFGAPTATKNGIVFDDLTVERGLSHAPPRANQAKGRRLFELLYCEACGDMLLGGQRGERRIISRSTELLPSSGNLENLPERAANDYYDRMTFEEFAVFWPRRTAPMLPEYDYDVWQPAHLDPHSGVVVCGLEIPAGNVGGYLYFQTDNAVSVGRNGNNSKTEPKRAKSAQPFCCPKCGTDYSRRPSSSRQRSPIRAFRTGVSKASQLVATEMFELLHAVGAEPKGICFSDSRQDAANQALNIEEMHLRDLRREVLVAAARARVERPIGEQLSEEKYKEMMSRLLQASDYDAMEDLSKRFGGQRQGDQVRALRKVALRDLLNGSNGSGVGDIVAAFVNMGIHPFDRHGRALYGDHPWHKLFCEANGSVEYAKNLTGAAQADLTAKILKQQYELNDDVIFANTFYSLEETGLGYPCLNSGESQNAMDAWLRVFAGAYRIKDNHFVEDGKVREWVQGIDVPIKNRVRKIADKVFPTDAIAGLTDLLQRFSLAGHRSGLFSIEHLYIKVADENDPYWRCRNCERVHLHTGFGLCTRCGEALDKSPVGRAGELWTTNFLGKRIVRGAADGVPRFRLRVEELTGQTEDFADRLRKFKGIFVNGESETEKRASAIDMLSVTTTMEVGIDIGALQSVYQANMPPQRFNYQQRVGRAGRRAQAFSFVVTFCRGRSHDAYYFAHPHAITGDAPPPPFLAVEHDPIPMRLLRKAWLRAAFQKLRDDCAKANKPYPGDALTPPDVHGEYVTTRDYYHDPAAQWSLRLKAALEATLSERDAFLNAAVTGAQRTRLLANATPSKIIEEIESLREHALDADYGLAKFLAEGGLFPMYGMPTRVRNLYLGLREERGEKNEYAWSTMDRDLDMAVLEYAPGNSLVKDKLRHKVVGFSSNLTDPVYRGTLTAQAVGRWWETQSYVALCASCGAAKFTENEPEGDAACDDCQTTLLKDVFSRYVTPAAFRTDFTPSNEEETTPRLSQRTVATVLKEGIPVDQANMRIWRGAGATILQLNDGPMDAEGEATRFLVDEAGDTRVSIPGSGGTLRLKDGQAIETNARQKNPARWPLSELGQQGLSVGLVARKETDAVYLELREFDPRLNLDCVARKGDHSDIAARAAAISATQILIQRAALELDVSPEEFVALEPRLRGGRPMLQIADALINGSGLCRRLGEPSVPGGPSYIGQIVEAILSRDDAWPLKDFVEAHPHAAHHQDQCMTSCYRCVQRFGNRSYHGLLDWRLGLAYLRALANPAYSCGLNPSEDELPELAGWRKRAQALAEEVALMRPSAIHSETLPHTGLSCIVEQSGKETWRYVVLHPLWKKNPEALRTILGGDYQGGMIPVDTYNLERRPLRVLADLRERRAGQPEKLST; encoded by the coding sequence ATGCTTGACCCGATTGGCGGTTTCAACCGTATCAAGGATTTTTTCATCTCCTATGTGGAGACCAGTTTTCGTATTTCCGATCCGGCTTCCGCTGCGGCGCGTCGCGCGTTGCTAAACTCGCTCGGTGCATTTACAACTGAACCATTTATTGAACCGGTGCTGCGCTACAAGAGCGACGGCGTCAAGCTGGAGGACCTGGCCAGAAGGGCAGATGGCCCTCTTGCACCGTTGTCCGAGGAAGGTCGCCGGGCTTTTGCAGAACTTGCCCTGTCGGGCCTGTTTGACGGTAAGCCCAGCAGCGGCGACATTCGCCGCGCTTCCAACTACGCGCCGTACCGCCACCAACTCGATATGCTTGAGCGTGGCGTGCGTCCGGGACATCCTGGCGTCGTCACGTCCGGCACCGGCTCCGGAAAGACCGAAAGCTTCATGTTGCCAGTGCTCGCTGCGATTGCAAACGAAGCTGTTAACTGGACAAGTCCCGACAGGAGCTACATGACCGAGCAGTGGTGGCGCAGTGCCACAGCTGATTGGTCGTTGGCGCGCGCTGGCGAACGCCGCCCTGCAGCCGTCCGCGCCTTGGTGCTCTACCCGATGAACGCGCTCGTTGAAGATCAAATGGTGCGCCTGCGTCGCACGCTTGACTCGGAGGAGGCGCGTGCGGTTATGACTGAGCGGTTTTCGGGAAACCGCGTATTCTTTGGACAGTACACGAGCGGCATCGAGGTGACTGGGCATCAAGCGCATCCAAGGCTTACCGGCGACACTGAGGAGAAAAAGCGACGAAAGCGGCGCCTTACGAAATTGCGCTCTACCTTGCAGCGCGCAGAACAGGACCAAAACGCGGCGCGTAAGCATGATTCGAGTGAAATGGAACGCTTTAACTTAGAGCGCGCGTTAGCTGATCAGGAAGGCCGCGATGCGCCAGAGGCTCCGGAGACAACTCGGTATATTTTTCCTGCCCTTGATGGTGGCGAGATGCTGTCCCGGTGGGACATGCAGGAGACCCCTCCTGACCTGTTGATTACAAACGCGTCGATGCTTGGTGCAATGCTTTCGCGAGAGGTTGAAGACCCCATTTTCGAGCAAACGCGCGAGTGGCTGTTGACCAATGATGATGCCTATTTTTATCTGGTGTTCGACGAATTGCACCTGGTGCGCGGATCGGCCGGTACAGAGGTCTCGTTCCTGGCGAAAGCGCTCATTGAGAGGCTAGGTTTGGCGAACCCCAAGCACCGGTACAAACTGCGCATCCTTGCGTCATCCGCGTCGATGCCGATGGATGGCGACGATGGCCAGCGCTCCAGACAGTATTTGCGCGACATGTTCGCGCCATACGGCACGAGTGTTGCCGCAGGCGACCTAGGCAAAGACGACGCCGGCTTCTGGAAGACGTGCGTGGTCGAGGGTTCCCCGAACATTCCGAATTGGGGCCAGGGAAAGCTCGATGCTGCACCGTTTGAGGCGCTGTTCAAGGCGGGGCTCGGCTCGCGCACGGATTTTATTGCCAAGCTGACGGGCACGCCAGAGCTCACTCATGCGCTCAAGGGAACTGCGTTAGCGCTTGGAGTGGCTGACGAAGACGAGGGAAGGCTGGTCGTCAAGGTGGCCGAGGCAGCTGCCGCTGCGCTGACAAACGCCTGTCGTGAACAAAACAGGGTACGCGCTTCATCAGCCTCTGTCATCAGCGAACGGCTTTTTAAAGGTGACGTGCAAGACTTCGACGCGGCGCTGCGAGGCTTGATGTTGGCGCGCGCCTTGCCTGAATCGAAAATATGGAAAGTGCGTGTGGCACTCGATACGCCAGCATTCCGTGTACACACCTTCATCCGAAATATTGAGGGGCTGTTCGGCGCGCCGACGGCCACGAAAAACGGCATTGTCTTTGACGACCTGACGGTCGAACGAGGACTGTCGCATGCACCGCCGCGTGCAAATCAGGCAAAAGGCAGAAGGCTGTTTGAGCTTTTGTATTGTGAAGCGTGCGGCGACATGCTGCTCGGCGGCCAGCGCGGAGAGCGTCGAATTATCTCTAGGTCGACCGAACTGCTGCCGTCATCGGGTAATCTGGAAAACCTTCCTGAACGTGCCGCCAACGACTACTACGACCGCATGACGTTCGAAGAGTTTGCGGTGTTCTGGCCGCGTCGTACCGCACCGATGCTTCCAGAATACGATTACGACGTGTGGCAGCCGGCACATTTAGACCCACATTCCGGCGTTGTTGTATGTGGTCTGGAGATCCCAGCGGGTAACGTTGGCGGCTATTTGTATTTTCAGACCGATAACGCCGTTAGTGTTGGTCGCAATGGCAATAATTCCAAGACAGAACCGAAGCGCGCAAAGTCTGCGCAGCCGTTTTGCTGCCCGAAATGTGGCACTGATTATTCGCGTAGGCCGTCCTCAAGCCGCCAGCGTTCACCAATTCGTGCGTTCCGCACCGGTGTCTCAAAAGCATCGCAGCTAGTGGCAACCGAAATGTTTGAGCTACTGCACGCCGTCGGTGCCGAGCCTAAGGGCATCTGTTTCTCGGACAGTCGTCAGGATGCGGCTAATCAGGCGCTCAACATTGAAGAAATGCACTTGCGCGACTTGCGTCGGGAGGTTCTGGTAGCGGCTGCGCGAGCTCGTGTTGAGAGGCCAATAGGGGAACAACTCAGTGAGGAAAAATACAAAGAAATGATGAGTCGCCTGCTACAAGCAAGCGATTACGATGCAATGGAGGATTTGTCTAAGCGGTTCGGTGGGCAGCGCCAAGGCGATCAAGTTCGCGCTTTGCGCAAAGTCGCGCTCAGAGATCTGCTGAACGGGTCCAATGGTTCGGGCGTGGGCGATATCGTTGCGGCATTCGTCAACATGGGCATCCATCCGTTTGACCGCCATGGACGAGCATTATACGGAGATCATCCATGGCATAAACTGTTCTGTGAGGCCAATGGATCTGTTGAATACGCGAAGAACTTGACTGGCGCAGCCCAGGCGGATCTGACGGCGAAAATTCTTAAACAGCAGTACGAGCTCAATGATGACGTGATTTTCGCTAATACGTTTTACTCGCTTGAGGAGACGGGTCTGGGATACCCATGTTTAAACTCTGGCGAAAGCCAAAACGCGATGGATGCCTGGCTGCGCGTGTTTGCTGGTGCTTACCGGATCAAGGACAACCATTTTGTCGAAGACGGCAAAGTGCGAGAGTGGGTGCAGGGTATTGATGTGCCGATTAAAAATCGCGTCAGAAAGATCGCCGATAAGGTGTTCCCGACAGACGCTATTGCAGGTCTGACGGACTTGCTACAGCGCTTTTCCCTGGCGGGACATAGATCAGGGTTGTTTAGCATCGAACACCTTTACATTAAGGTGGCAGACGAAAATGACCCTTACTGGCGGTGCCGCAACTGTGAACGCGTGCATTTGCATACCGGTTTCGGTTTGTGCACGCGCTGCGGCGAAGCGCTTGACAAGTCGCCGGTCGGTCGCGCCGGCGAACTGTGGACGACCAATTTCCTTGGAAAGCGAATCGTTCGCGGCGCGGCTGATGGTGTGCCACGTTTTCGCCTTCGAGTCGAAGAGCTGACTGGGCAAACAGAAGACTTCGCCGATAGACTACGTAAGTTCAAAGGCATCTTTGTAAATGGAGAAAGCGAAACTGAAAAACGCGCGAGCGCAATCGACATGCTCTCCGTTACCACTACGATGGAAGTCGGGATTGATATCGGTGCCCTGCAGTCTGTCTATCAGGCGAATATGCCACCGCAGCGGTTCAACTACCAGCAGCGCGTCGGACGTGCAGGCCGTCGAGCCCAGGCGTTCTCATTTGTCGTGACTTTCTGCCGCGGCCGGTCGCATGATGCGTATTACTTTGCACATCCTCATGCCATTACCGGCGACGCGCCGCCCCCGCCATTTTTGGCCGTGGAACACGATCCCATCCCGATGCGGCTGCTGCGAAAAGCATGGCTGCGTGCCGCGTTCCAAAAATTGAGGGATGATTGCGCGAAAGCGAACAAACCGTATCCAGGCGACGCGCTAACGCCGCCAGATGTCCACGGCGAGTATGTGACGACGCGCGATTATTACCATGATCCTGCTGCGCAGTGGTCTTTGCGCTTAAAGGCTGCGCTGGAGGCCACGCTCTCCGAACGCGACGCGTTCCTGAATGCGGCTGTGACGGGCGCGCAGCGCACTCGATTACTCGCCAATGCGACACCGTCCAAGATCATTGAGGAGATCGAGTCACTGCGAGAACATGCGCTTGATGCAGATTATGGACTTGCGAAGTTCCTTGCCGAAGGGGGGCTCTTCCCAATGTACGGCATGCCCACCCGCGTCAGGAATCTCTATCTCGGACTGCGTGAAGAGCGGGGCGAAAAGAATGAGTACGCATGGTCGACAATGGATCGCGATCTGGACATGGCCGTGCTTGAGTATGCTCCAGGAAATTCCTTGGTGAAAGACAAGTTGCGGCACAAAGTGGTCGGATTTTCCAGTAACCTGACTGACCCCGTTTATCGCGGGACCTTGACTGCGCAAGCAGTGGGGCGCTGGTGGGAGACGCAATCTTACGTGGCGCTATGCGCGTCCTGTGGGGCTGCCAAATTCACTGAGAATGAGCCAGAAGGCGATGCTGCATGCGACGACTGCCAGACTACCCTGCTGAAGGATGTGTTTTCCCGTTACGTTACACCAGCAGCCTTCCGCACTGATTTCACTCCTTCTAACGAAGAAGAAACAACGCCACGACTATCGCAACGTACGGTGGCGACAGTACTGAAAGAAGGGATACCTGTTGACCAGGCGAACATGCGGATCTGGCGTGGGGCGGGTGCGACCATCTTACAACTGAACGATGGACCGATGGACGCCGAGGGCGAGGCAACGCGCTTCCTTGTTGACGAGGCAGGGGACACGCGTGTTTCCATTCCGGGCTCTGGTGGGACATTGCGCTTGAAGGACGGGCAGGCTATTGAAACCAATGCCCGCCAAAAGAACCCTGCTCGATGGCCTCTGTCAGAACTTGGTCAGCAAGGCCTCTCCGTCGGTCTCGTAGCTCGCAAGGAAACGGATGCGGTCTATCTCGAATTACGCGAGTTTGACCCGCGCCTCAACTTGGACTGCGTAGCCCGAAAAGGAGATCATTCCGACATCGCAGCGCGCGCTGCGGCCATTAGCGCCACCCAAATCCTTATACAGCGGGCGGCGCTTGAGCTCGACGTGTCGCCGGAAGAGTTTGTAGCGTTGGAGCCCCGACTGCGGGGCGGTAGGCCAATGCTGCAGATCGCTGACGCTCTGATCAATGGATCCGGTCTATGTCGCCGACTTGGTGAACCAAGTGTACCGGGTGGGCCCTCGTATATCGGACAGATCGTTGAGGCGATTTTGTCGCGCGATGATGCTTGGCCGCTTAAAGATTTTGTAGAGGCGCATCCACACGCCGCCCATCACCAGGACCAGTGCATGACGTCCTGCTACCGCTGTGTTCAACGGTTTGGCAACCGAAGCTATCACGGCTTGCTTGATTGGCGCCTAGGCCTTGCGTACTTGCGCGCGTTGGCCAACCCAGCCTACAGCTGCGGGCTCAATCCAAGTGAGGACGAGTTGCCTGAATTGGCCGGATGGCGAAAGCGGGCGCAGGCACTCGCCGAAGAAGTGGCGTTAATGCGGCCGAGCGCTATACACAGTGAAACGTTGCCACATACTGGGCTGTCATGCATCGTTGAGCAGAGCGGCAAGGAGACGTGGCGATATGTAGTACTTCATCCGCTCTGGAAAAAAAATCCGGAGGCGCTCAGGACAATTTTGGGGGGGGACTACCAAGGAGGCATGATTCCTGTCGACACTTACAATCTTGAGCGGCGCCCACTTCGCGTCTTGGCGGATTTAAGAGAGCGGCGCGCCGGTCAACCAGAAAAGCTCTCAACTTAG